A portion of the Lolium rigidum isolate FL_2022 chromosome 1, APGP_CSIRO_Lrig_0.1, whole genome shotgun sequence genome contains these proteins:
- the LOC124686328 gene encoding uncharacterized protein LOC124686328, with protein MARLLAQSLARPAPTSASLLPLRGFATKVEFIEIDLADEDASAPGAAAGDGSPSVEVVGIRRLEEAIHGVMVRRSTPEWLPFVPGGSFWVPPMRRPHGVAELVGRIAASGVGEAGEVAYQAEAYVPMTEEEELSLSTARGWPSSAYFVEGKSLRSKKRSMKDAAQTDDDES; from the exons ATGGCTCGCCTACTCGCGCAAAGCCTAGCACGCCCTGCCCCAACCTCCGCTTCCCTCCTCCCGCTCCGCGGGTTCGCCACTAAGGTCGAGTTCATCGAGATCGACCTCGCCGACGAAGACGCGTCGGCCCCCggtgccgccgccggcgacggctcCCCGTCGGTTGAGGTTGTGGGGATCCGGCGCCTGGAGGAGGCCATCCACGGCGTCATGGTCCGCCGGTCCACCCCCGAGTGGCTCCCGTTCGTGCCGGGCGGGTCGTTCTGGGTGCCCCCGATGCGGCGCCCGCACGGGGTCGCCGAGCTCGTCGGCCGGATCGCGGCCTCCGGGGTCGGCGAAGCCGGCGAAGTGGCCTATCAGGCGGAGGCCTACGTCCCtatgacggaggaggaggagctctcccTTTCCACAGCTCGGGGATGGCCCTCGTCCGCCTACTTCGTTGAAG GAAAATCTCTACGATCAAAGAAGAGATCAATGAAAGATGCTGCTCAGACTGATGATGATGAAAGCTGA